A window from Streptomyces sp. NBC_00299 encodes these proteins:
- a CDS encoding alpha/beta fold hydrolase, translating to MDKNTISHDGTSIAYESSGQGPAVILVSGAMSTGGTVAPLAVPLADRFRVVSYDRRGRGESGDTQPYAVEREVEDLAALIEAVGGEAALYGVSSGGALVLEAAASGLPVRQVAVYEVPFAVHEGGAKERAEYSERLTEALAEGRRGDAVELFLRLTGMAEQMIQGARQSPMWPGLETIAPSLAYDNAVMGDGLVPRDRLASIGVPVLAVAGSLSPAWMREATRAVAETVPEGTYRSLEGQTHTVEPDVLGPVLAEFFGA from the coding sequence ATGGACAAGAACACCATTTCGCACGACGGCACCTCCATCGCATACGAGAGCAGCGGGCAGGGGCCGGCGGTGATCCTGGTCAGCGGGGCGATGTCCACCGGGGGCACTGTCGCCCCGCTGGCCGTGCCCCTCGCGGATCGCTTCAGGGTTGTCTCCTACGACCGTCGGGGGCGCGGGGAGAGCGGTGACACCCAGCCGTACGCGGTGGAGCGCGAGGTCGAGGATCTTGCCGCGCTGATCGAGGCGGTGGGTGGCGAGGCGGCGCTCTACGGTGTTTCGTCGGGCGGCGCCCTGGTGCTCGAGGCGGCGGCGAGCGGGCTGCCGGTGCGTCAGGTCGCGGTGTACGAGGTGCCGTTCGCCGTCCACGAAGGCGGCGCGAAGGAGCGCGCGGAGTACAGCGAGCGGCTGACCGAGGCGCTGGCGGAAGGGCGGCGCGGGGACGCCGTCGAGCTCTTCCTGCGGCTCACGGGCATGGCCGAGCAGATGATCCAGGGTGCCCGCCAGTCGCCCATGTGGCCCGGCCTGGAGACCATCGCGCCCAGCCTGGCGTACGACAACGCCGTGATGGGCGACGGTCTGGTGCCCCGGGACCGGCTGGCCTCGATCGGGGTGCCGGTACTGGCCGTCGCGGGCAGCTTGAGCCCCGCGTGGATGCGCGAGGCGACGCGGGCGGTCGCGGAGACCGTGCCCGAGGGGACGTACCGGAGCCTGGAGGGGCAGACCCACACGGTGGAGCCGGACGTTCTCGGGCCGGTGCTGGCGGAGTTCTTCGGGGCGTGA
- the mnmA gene encoding tRNA 2-thiouridine(34) synthase MnmA, whose amino-acid sequence MTDTAQPSRPLRVLAAMSGGVDSAVAAARAAEAGHDVTGVHLALSANPQSFRTGARGCCTIEDSRDARRAADVIGIPFYVWDLADRFREDVVEDFVAEYEAGRTPNPCLRCNEKIKFAALLDKALALGFDAVCTGHYATVVLNDDGTRELHRASDMAKDQSYVLGVLDEQQLAHAMFPLGDTLTTKDEIRAEAERRGLAVAKKPDSHDICFIADGDTQGFLANRLGKAEGDIVDESGAKLGTHEGAYGFTIGQRKGLRIGTPAADGKPRYVLDISPVNNTVTVGPADSLDVSALTAIKPRWCGTAPAGPGTYTAQLRAHGGETEVTAELVDGTLEVTFTEPVRGVAPGQAIVLYDGTRVVGSATIASTVRATTAAA is encoded by the coding sequence ATGACTGACACCGCGCAGCCCTCCCGCCCCCTCCGTGTCCTCGCCGCCATGTCCGGCGGGGTCGACTCAGCCGTCGCCGCGGCCCGCGCCGCCGAGGCGGGCCACGATGTGACCGGCGTCCACCTCGCGCTCTCCGCGAACCCTCAATCCTTCCGCACGGGCGCGCGGGGCTGTTGCACCATCGAGGACTCCCGCGACGCCCGCCGTGCCGCCGATGTCATCGGCATCCCGTTCTACGTGTGGGACCTCGCCGACCGCTTCCGTGAGGACGTGGTCGAGGACTTCGTCGCCGAGTACGAGGCCGGCCGCACCCCGAACCCGTGCCTGCGCTGCAACGAGAAGATCAAGTTCGCGGCCCTGCTCGACAAGGCGCTGGCCCTCGGCTTCGACGCCGTCTGCACCGGCCACTACGCGACCGTCGTGCTGAACGACGACGGCACCCGCGAGCTGCACCGGGCCTCCGACATGGCCAAGGACCAGTCGTACGTCCTCGGTGTCCTGGACGAGCAGCAGCTCGCGCACGCGATGTTCCCGCTCGGCGACACCCTGACCACGAAGGACGAGATCCGCGCGGAGGCCGAGCGCAGGGGCCTCGCGGTGGCGAAGAAGCCCGACTCGCACGACATCTGCTTCATCGCCGACGGCGACACCCAGGGCTTCCTCGCGAACCGCCTCGGCAAGGCGGAGGGCGACATCGTCGACGAGTCGGGTGCCAAGCTCGGCACCCACGAGGGCGCGTACGGCTTCACCATCGGCCAGCGCAAGGGCCTGCGCATCGGCACCCCGGCCGCCGACGGCAAGCCGCGCTATGTCCTCGACATCTCGCCGGTCAACAACACGGTGACGGTCGGCCCTGCGGACTCCCTCGACGTCAGCGCCCTCACCGCCATCAAGCCCCGCTGGTGCGGCACCGCCCCGGCCGGCCCCGGCACCTACACCGCCCAGCTCCGCGCCCACGGCGGCGAGACCGAGGTGACCGCCGAACTGGTCGACGGCACTCTGGAGGTCACCTTCACGGAGCCGGTCCGCGGAGTGGCCCCCGGCCAGGCGATCGTGCTGTACGACGGCACGCGCGTGGTGGGCTCGGCGACGATCGCGTCCACGGTGCGGGCGACGACCGCAGCCGCCTGA
- a CDS encoding N-acetylmuramoyl-L-alanine amidase, translating to MGQRKAPKDGDRKVGRRALLIGGAVAAAGSAVLARDELARLWWRVPGVEKPRKEGEVDYTGARWVAASDANWRRADRPDDYGIDMVIIHVTQGSFASAVKVFQDPEHGAAAHYIVRKDGHVTQMIRELDVAYHAGNRDYNERSVGIEHEGFVERPQDLTDEMYEASARLTARICARYDIPVDRQHIIGHVEVPGTDHTDPGEHWDWDRYMKLVRAARTAKAEA from the coding sequence ATGGGACAGCGGAAGGCTCCGAAGGACGGCGACCGGAAGGTCGGCCGGCGCGCGTTGCTGATCGGTGGGGCAGTGGCGGCGGCGGGCTCGGCCGTGCTGGCCCGCGACGAGCTGGCGCGGCTGTGGTGGCGGGTTCCGGGCGTGGAGAAGCCGCGCAAGGAGGGCGAGGTCGACTACACCGGTGCGCGGTGGGTGGCGGCGTCGGACGCGAACTGGCGGCGGGCGGACCGGCCCGACGACTACGGCATAGACATGGTGATCATCCATGTCACCCAGGGCAGCTTCGCCAGCGCGGTGAAGGTGTTCCAGGACCCGGAACACGGTGCGGCCGCGCACTACATCGTCCGCAAGGACGGCCATGTCACGCAGATGATCCGCGAGCTGGACGTGGCGTACCACGCGGGCAACCGCGACTACAACGAGCGCAGTGTCGGCATCGAGCACGAGGGTTTCGTGGAGCGGCCGCAGGACCTCACGGACGAGATGTACGAGGCCTCGGCGCGGCTGACGGCCCGGATATGCGCGCGCTATGACATCCCGGTCGACCGCCAGCACATCATCGGGCACGTGGAGGTGCCGGGAACCGACCACACGGATCCCGGGGAGCACTGGGACTGGGACCGGTACATGAAGCTGGTACGGGCGGCGCGTACGGCGAAGGCGGAGGCGTAG
- a CDS encoding cysteine desulfurase family protein, giving the protein MAYLDHAATTPMLPEAAEALTAHLGVTGNASSLHASGRRARRTVEEARETLAEALGARPSEVVLTSGGTEADNLAVKGLYWSRRDADPAGTRTRILASPVEHHAVLDAVHWLGEHEGATVEYLPVDAHGRVHPDALREAIARNPHDVALATVMWANNEIGTVMPIRELADVAREFDVPLHADAVQAFGQVPVDFAASGLAAMTVSGHKIGGPYGIGALILGRDHTPVPVLHGGGQERHVRSGTLDVPAIASFAVAGRLAAEQREWFDREIGALRDALVEAVRTAVPDAILGGDPAPGGRLPANAHFTFPGCEGDSLLLLLDAQGIECSTGSACTAGVAQPSHVLLATGTDPDLARGTLRFSLGHTSTEADVEAVAKAIGPAVERARAAGLT; this is encoded by the coding sequence ATGGCTTACCTCGACCACGCCGCGACGACCCCGATGCTCCCGGAGGCGGCAGAGGCTTTGACCGCCCACCTGGGCGTCACCGGCAATGCCTCCTCCCTCCACGCATCCGGCCGCCGCGCGAGGCGTACCGTCGAGGAGGCCCGCGAAACCCTTGCGGAAGCGCTCGGCGCCCGCCCCAGCGAGGTCGTCCTCACCTCCGGCGGCACCGAGGCCGACAACCTCGCGGTCAAGGGTCTGTACTGGTCCCGCCGCGACGCCGACCCGGCCGGCACCCGCACCCGCATCCTGGCCAGCCCCGTCGAGCACCACGCCGTCCTCGACGCCGTCCACTGGCTCGGCGAGCACGAGGGCGCCACGGTCGAGTACCTCCCGGTCGACGCCCACGGCCGCGTCCACCCGGATGCCCTGCGCGAAGCCATCGCCCGCAACCCCCACGACGTCGCCCTGGCCACCGTGATGTGGGCCAACAACGAGATCGGCACCGTCATGCCGATCCGTGAACTGGCCGACGTTGCAAGGGAGTTCGACGTCCCCCTGCACGCCGACGCCGTCCAGGCCTTCGGTCAGGTCCCCGTCGACTTCGCCGCCTCCGGCCTCGCCGCGATGACGGTCTCCGGTCACAAGATCGGCGGCCCGTACGGCATCGGCGCCCTGATCCTCGGCCGTGACCACACCCCCGTCCCCGTCCTGCACGGCGGCGGCCAGGAACGCCACGTCCGCTCCGGCACCCTCGACGTCCCCGCCATCGCCTCCTTCGCGGTCGCCGGCCGCCTCGCCGCCGAGCAGCGCGAGTGGTTCGACCGGGAGATCGGCGCCCTGCGCGACGCCCTGGTCGAAGCGGTCCGTACGGCAGTCCCGGACGCGATCCTCGGCGGCGACCCGGCACCCGGCGGCCGGCTCCCGGCCAACGCGCACTTCACCTTCCCGGGCTGCGAAGGCGACTCCCTGCTCCTGCTGCTGGACGCCCAGGGCATCGAGTGCTCCACCGGCTCCGCCTGCACCGCGGGCGTCGCCCAGCCCAGCCACGTCCTCCTGGCCACCGGCACCGACCCCGACCTGGCCCGCGGTACCCTCCGCTTCTCCCTCGGCCACACCTCCACGGAGGCCGACGTCGAGGCGGTCGCCAAGGCGATCGGCCCGGCGGTGGAGCGGGCGCGGGCGGCAGGGCTGACGTAG
- a CDS encoding DUF4190 domain-containing protein: protein MHLTAPATTRPGTRTRDADGMAVASFILGLLGLLVFNLFLGPTAIVLATASLWRGTKRRGRAYLGMGLGVADLLVLLAFVQVDNTLSWGF, encoded by the coding sequence ATGCACCTCACCGCGCCGGCCACCACGCGCCCCGGCACCCGCACCCGCGACGCCGACGGCATGGCCGTGGCGTCCTTCATCCTCGGCCTCCTCGGCCTCCTCGTCTTCAACCTCTTCCTCGGCCCGACCGCGATCGTCCTGGCCACGGCGTCCCTGTGGCGCGGCACCAAGCGCAGGGGGCGCGCCTACCTGGGCATGGGCCTGGGCGTCGCCGACCTGCTGGTCCTGCTGGCCTTCGTGCAGGTGGACAACACCCTTTCCTGGGGCTTCTAG
- a CDS encoding TetR family transcriptional regulator — protein MSHTFGIRQAQKQKTRQSLLDAALVLLEEQSLSSLGLREVTRAVGVAPTAFYRHFRSTADLGVALVEEALGSLHPMIRTIVSSVGDSDQRIERAVDLISRHVETHPAHVRFIARERHGGVQSVREAIQDQLARFAEEVKVALTKDPVSEGWNDDDLLMLANLYVDQMLMTASLFLDALEAPEEERRRVAQVATRQMRLISIGREHWLD, from the coding sequence ATGAGTCACACCTTCGGTATCCGGCAGGCCCAGAAGCAGAAAACCCGCCAGTCCCTCCTGGACGCGGCGTTGGTACTGCTGGAGGAGCAGAGCCTGAGCAGTCTGGGCCTGCGCGAGGTCACCCGGGCCGTCGGCGTCGCCCCCACCGCCTTCTACCGGCACTTCCGCTCCACCGCCGACCTCGGAGTCGCCCTCGTCGAGGAGGCCCTGGGCAGTCTGCACCCGATGATCCGTACGATCGTCAGCTCCGTCGGCGACAGCGACCAACGCATAGAACGCGCCGTCGACCTGATCTCCCGGCACGTCGAGACCCATCCTGCCCACGTCCGCTTCATCGCCCGCGAGCGGCACGGCGGCGTGCAGTCGGTGCGGGAGGCGATTCAGGACCAACTGGCCCGTTTCGCCGAGGAGGTGAAGGTCGCGCTCACCAAGGACCCGGTCTCCGAAGGCTGGAACGACGACGACCTCCTCATGCTCGCCAACCTCTACGTCGACCAGATGCTGATGACGGCCTCCCTGTTCCTGGACGCCCTGGAGGCACCGGAGGAGGAGCGGCGGCGCGTCGCTCAGGTCGCGACCCGCCAGATGCGGTTGATCAGCATCGGCCGGGAGCACTGGCTGGACTGA
- a CDS encoding thioesterase family protein — MPEAASAPTAPRATIGDSEFDRDTALTLREAGVYDIDLSAGWTIISAVNGGYLLAVLGRALADALPHGDPFTISAHYLTASQPGPAVVRTDVVRTGRTLSTGTASLFQYDEQGREIERIRVLASYGDLGSLPDDVRTTAEPPAIPPMDHCFGPEDGPAPVDGSSAIADRLMLKLDPSTLGWALGQPSGKGEMRAWFGLADGRDADPLSLLLAVDALPPTAFEIGISGWVPTVELTVHIRCRPAPGPLRVSITTRNLAGGFLEEDAEVWDSADRLVAQSRQLARVRLG; from the coding sequence ATGCCAGAAGCAGCCTCTGCCCCGACGGCCCCACGGGCCACGATCGGCGACAGCGAGTTCGACCGCGACACCGCGCTGACCCTGCGCGAAGCCGGCGTCTACGACATCGACCTGTCCGCCGGCTGGACGATCATCAGCGCCGTCAACGGCGGCTACCTGCTGGCCGTCCTTGGCCGCGCCCTCGCGGACGCGCTCCCGCACGGCGACCCGTTCACGATCTCCGCGCACTACCTCACCGCGTCCCAGCCGGGCCCGGCGGTCGTCCGCACGGACGTGGTGCGCACCGGGCGAACCCTGTCGACCGGCACCGCCTCGCTCTTCCAGTACGACGAGCAGGGCCGCGAGATCGAGCGCATCCGCGTCCTCGCCTCCTACGGCGACCTCGGCTCCCTCCCCGACGACGTCCGTACGACGGCCGAGCCGCCCGCGATCCCGCCGATGGACCACTGCTTCGGCCCCGAGGACGGCCCCGCCCCCGTCGACGGCAGCTCGGCCATCGCCGACCGCCTGATGCTCAAGCTCGACCCGTCCACTCTGGGCTGGGCACTCGGGCAGCCCTCGGGCAAGGGTGAGATGCGGGCCTGGTTCGGCCTCGCGGACGGCCGCGACGCCGACCCCCTCTCCCTCCTCCTGGCCGTAGACGCGCTGCCCCCGACGGCCTTCGAGATCGGCATATCCGGCTGGGTCCCGACGGTCGAACTGACCGTCCACATCCGCTGCCGCCCGGCGCCGGGCCCCCTCCGTGTGTCCATCACCACCCGCAACCTCGCCGGCGGCTTCCTGGAGGAGGACGCCGAAGTCTGGGACAGCGCGGACCGGTTGGTGGCGCAGTCGAGGCAGCTGGCGAGGGTACGGCTCGGCTGA
- a CDS encoding alpha/beta hydrolase: MSLTGTPFLYTLIALCVVAVALPLVLWARVRGPKVVRGASRVLMLLFAQATAVALVFTMVNNSNQLYDSWGDLLGTSDHVHEAADLGASGTGGIALEKLPKVRQTFKPAKGPGMRAEGGVLVTQLKGRVSGVHAEVNVWLPPQYHEPAYRNHRFPVVEVLPGFPGSSKAWYGTMDAPQQLAPLMRSGQVEPFIIVSPRTSLLPGVDTGCANIPGKVNADSWLSVDVPRMVMDNFRAQAAPDGWAVAGYSAGGHCAAKLAVAHPDRFRAAVSLSGYNDPVAVRQSLAAKSPALRAANNPYVLLKKSTVPPRVALYLSGQPKDGYEAAMAVQRAAKAPTTVNVVFIPSSAGGHTMALWKPQVVPAFRWLSEVMGPRQQTRTAPGTSPLAPSTAGSRRAELASGTASPADAVRRP; the protein is encoded by the coding sequence ATGAGTCTCACCGGGACCCCGTTCCTCTACACGTTGATCGCGCTGTGCGTCGTCGCCGTCGCGCTGCCGCTGGTCCTCTGGGCGCGGGTGCGCGGGCCCAAGGTCGTACGGGGCGCCTCCCGGGTGCTGATGCTGCTGTTCGCCCAGGCCACGGCGGTCGCCCTGGTCTTCACCATGGTCAACAACTCCAACCAGCTGTACGACAGTTGGGGCGATCTGCTCGGCACCAGCGACCATGTGCACGAAGCCGCCGATCTCGGGGCGAGCGGCACCGGCGGGATCGCGCTGGAGAAGCTGCCCAAGGTGCGGCAGACCTTCAAGCCGGCCAAGGGTCCGGGCATGCGCGCCGAGGGCGGGGTGCTCGTCACGCAGCTCAAGGGCCGGGTCTCCGGAGTGCACGCCGAGGTCAACGTCTGGCTGCCGCCGCAGTACCACGAGCCCGCCTACCGCAATCACCGGTTCCCGGTCGTCGAGGTGCTGCCGGGCTTTCCGGGCTCGTCGAAGGCCTGGTACGGCACGATGGACGCGCCCCAGCAGCTGGCGCCACTGATGCGCAGCGGGCAGGTCGAGCCGTTCATCATCGTCTCGCCGCGCACCTCGCTGCTGCCCGGCGTGGACACCGGCTGCGCGAACATCCCGGGCAAGGTGAACGCCGACAGCTGGCTCAGCGTCGACGTGCCGAGGATGGTCATGGACAACTTCCGCGCACAGGCCGCGCCGGACGGCTGGGCGGTCGCCGGGTACTCGGCGGGTGGGCACTGCGCGGCCAAGCTCGCCGTCGCCCACCCCGACCGCTTCCGGGCCGCGGTCAGCCTGTCCGGCTACAACGACCCCGTCGCCGTACGCCAGTCGCTCGCCGCCAAATCCCCGGCACTGCGGGCCGCGAACAACCCGTACGTCCTCCTCAAGAAGTCCACTGTCCCGCCGCGCGTGGCGCTCTACCTCTCCGGTCAGCCGAAGGACGGTTACGAGGCGGCCATGGCCGTCCAGCGGGCCGCGAAGGCGCCGACGACCGTGAACGTGGTGTTCATCCCGAGCAGCGCGGGCGGTCACACCATGGCGCTGTGGAAGCCGCAGGTGGTTCCGGCGTTCCGCTGGCTGAGCGAGGTGATGGGGCCCCGGCAGCAGACCCGTACGGCGCCGGGGACTAGTCCTCTCGCACCGTCGACCGCCGGTTCCAGGCGCGCGGAGCTCGCCAGTGGAACCGCATCGCCAGCAGACGCAGTACGAAGGCCGTGA
- a CDS encoding trimeric intracellular cation channel family protein, translating to MLQQLFSPSVQHTLDLIGIFVFAISGALLAVRKNFDVFGIAVLAEVTALGGGLFRDVVIGAVPPAAFTDLGYFLTPLLAALLVFFLHPHVERIQTGVNVFDAAGLGLFCVAGTTKAYDYGLNLTASVALGLATAVGGGVLRDVLANEVPSLLRWDRDLYAVPAIVGATMTVLCIHYDALTPFTSTLAAVTAFVLRLLAMRFHWRAPRAWNRRSTVRED from the coding sequence GTGCTCCAGCAACTGTTCAGCCCGTCCGTCCAGCACACGCTCGACCTGATCGGCATCTTCGTCTTCGCGATCTCCGGCGCGCTGCTGGCCGTCCGCAAGAACTTCGACGTCTTCGGCATCGCCGTTCTCGCCGAGGTCACCGCCCTGGGCGGCGGGCTGTTCCGGGACGTGGTGATCGGGGCCGTGCCCCCGGCCGCGTTCACGGACCTGGGGTACTTCCTGACCCCGCTGCTCGCCGCGCTCCTGGTCTTCTTCCTCCACCCGCACGTGGAGCGCATCCAGACCGGTGTGAACGTCTTCGACGCCGCGGGCCTCGGCCTTTTCTGCGTCGCCGGGACGACGAAGGCGTACGACTACGGCCTCAACCTCACGGCCTCCGTCGCCCTGGGCCTCGCGACCGCCGTGGGCGGCGGTGTGCTGCGCGACGTCCTGGCGAACGAGGTGCCGTCACTGCTGCGCTGGGACCGTGACCTGTACGCGGTCCCGGCGATCGTCGGCGCCACGATGACCGTCCTGTGCATCCACTACGACGCCCTGACCCCGTTCACCAGCACGCTCGCGGCCGTCACGGCCTTCGTACTGCGTCTGCTGGCGATGCGGTTCCACTGGCGAGCTCCGCGCGCCTGGAACCGGCGGTCGACGGTGCGAGAGGACTAG
- a CDS encoding dipeptide ABC transporter ATP-binding protein, translating into MSETKKTDEAKTGAAKPGAATVPAQGSAPDEREVLLKVEGLQKHFPIRKGVLQRQVGAVKAVDGIDFEVRKGETLGVVGESGCGKSTMGRVITRLQDPTGGSIHFEGQDITRLSTAGMRPLRRDIQMIFQDPYGSLNPRHTIGGIVSAPFRLQGVEPEGGVKKEVQRLLELVGLSPEHYNRYPHEFSGGQRQRIGIARALALKPKLVVADEPVSALDVSIQAQVVNLMDDLQEELGLTYVIIAHDLSVVRHVSDRIAVMYLGKIVELADRTSLYEAPMHPYTKALMSAVPVPDPKRRGAKSERILLRGDVPSPISPPSGCRFHTRCWKATEICRTAEPPLLELRPGQRVACHHPENFADQQPQDTVLLSVAKEAAELVPTGDAPDAPVSKAAPADTPVSKGTPAAAAASEETPADEAPEAEAPESEALESEAPESEASAESAAETPDEKK; encoded by the coding sequence GTGAGTGAGACGAAGAAAACGGACGAGGCCAAGACGGGCGCGGCGAAACCGGGCGCGGCCACGGTCCCCGCCCAGGGCTCCGCTCCCGACGAGCGTGAGGTGCTGCTCAAGGTCGAGGGCCTGCAGAAGCACTTCCCGATCCGTAAGGGCGTCCTCCAGCGTCAGGTCGGCGCGGTCAAGGCGGTCGACGGCATCGACTTCGAGGTGCGCAAGGGCGAGACCCTCGGCGTGGTCGGCGAGTCCGGCTGCGGCAAGTCGACCATGGGCCGGGTCATCACGCGGCTCCAGGACCCGACGGGCGGCTCGATCCACTTCGAGGGCCAGGACATCACGCGGCTGAGCACGGCCGGGATGCGTCCGCTGCGGCGGGACATCCAGATGATCTTCCAGGACCCCTACGGCTCCCTGAACCCCCGGCACACCATCGGCGGCATCGTCTCGGCGCCGTTCCGGCTCCAGGGCGTCGAGCCCGAGGGCGGGGTGAAGAAGGAGGTCCAGCGGCTCCTGGAGCTGGTGGGTCTGAGCCCCGAGCACTACAACCGCTACCCGCACGAGTTCTCCGGCGGTCAGCGCCAGCGCATCGGCATCGCCCGGGCACTCGCCCTGAAGCCGAAGCTGGTCGTGGCGGACGAGCCGGTGTCCGCGCTGGACGTGTCGATCCAGGCCCAGGTCGTGAACCTGATGGACGACCTCCAGGAGGAGCTCGGCCTCACGTACGTGATCATCGCCCACGACCTGTCCGTCGTACGGCACGTCTCGGACCGGATCGCGGTGATGTACCTCGGCAAGATCGTCGAGCTCGCCGATCGCACCTCGCTGTACGAGGCGCCGATGCACCCGTACACCAAGGCCCTGATGTCGGCCGTGCCGGTGCCGGACCCCAAGCGCCGGGGCGCCAAGAGCGAGCGCATCCTGCTGCGTGGCGACGTGCCCTCGCCGATCTCCCCGCCGAGCGGCTGCCGTTTCCACACGCGGTGCTGGAAGGCGACGGAGATCTGCCGGACGGCGGAGCCGCCGCTGCTGGAGCTGAGGCCCGGCCAGCGGGTGGCCTGCCACCACCCGGAGAACTTCGCGGACCAGCAGCCGCAGGACACGGTGCTGCTGAGCGTGGCCAAGGAGGCCGCGGAGCTGGTGCCGACGGGGGATGCCCCGGACGCTCCGGTTTCCAAGGCGGCGCCCGCTGACACTCCGGTTTCCAAGGGGACGCCGGCGGCGGCTGCGGCTTCCGAGGAGACACCGGCGGACGAGGCCCCTGAGGCTGAGGCCCCCGAGTCTGAGGCCCTGGAGTCTGAGGCCCCCGAGTCTGAGGCCTCCGCGGAGTCCGCTGCGGAAACTCCGGACGAAAAGAAGTAA
- a CDS encoding ABC transporter ATP-binding protein — MTELSKTGAAVGEPTSSPSNGSDAFLSVRDLKVHFPTDDGLVKSVDGLTFQVEKGKTLCIVGESGSGKSVTSLAIMGLHRLGARGKNVQMSGEIWLGGKELISAEPDEVRRLRGREMAMIFQDPLSAMHPYYTIGNQIVEAYRVHHDVNKKTARKRAVEMLDRVGIPEPGKRVDSYPHEFSGGMRQRAMIAMALVNNPELLIADEPTTALDVTVQAQILDLIRDLQKEFGSAVVLITHDLGVVAEIADDVLVMYGGRCVERGSVDDVFERPQHPYTWGLLGSMPRIDRETSERLIPVKGQPPSLINVPSGCAFHPRCPYADIPKGDVTRTVRPELQPVGSGHFSACHLSAEDRTRIWTEEIAPKL; from the coding sequence GTGACCGAACTCTCCAAGACCGGTGCCGCCGTGGGCGAGCCGACGAGCTCACCCTCGAACGGTTCCGACGCCTTCCTCTCGGTCCGCGACCTCAAGGTGCACTTCCCCACCGACGACGGCCTGGTCAAGTCCGTCGACGGGCTCACCTTCCAGGTGGAGAAGGGCAAGACCCTCTGCATCGTGGGCGAGTCGGGCTCCGGCAAGTCCGTCACCTCGCTGGCGATCATGGGCCTGCACCGGCTCGGGGCACGCGGCAAGAACGTCCAGATGTCCGGCGAGATCTGGCTCGGCGGCAAGGAGCTGATCTCCGCCGAGCCGGACGAGGTGCGCCGGCTGCGCGGTCGCGAGATGGCGATGATCTTCCAGGATCCGCTGTCCGCGATGCACCCGTACTACACGATCGGCAACCAGATCGTGGAGGCCTACCGGGTCCACCACGACGTCAACAAGAAGACCGCGCGCAAGCGGGCCGTCGAGATGCTCGACCGGGTCGGCATCCCCGAGCCCGGCAAGCGCGTCGACAGCTACCCGCACGAGTTCTCCGGCGGTATGCGCCAGCGTGCGATGATCGCCATGGCACTGGTCAACAACCCCGAACTGCTCATCGCGGACGAGCCGACGACCGCCCTCGACGTGACCGTTCAGGCGCAGATCCTCGACCTCATCCGGGACCTGCAGAAGGAGTTCGGCTCCGCGGTCGTCCTCATCACCCACGACCTCGGCGTGGTCGCCGAGATCGCCGACGACGTTCTGGTGATGTACGGCGGCCGGTGCGTGGAGCGAGGCAGCGTCGACGACGTCTTCGAGCGGCCGCAACACCCGTACACCTGGGGCCTGCTCGGCTCGATGCCGCGCATCGACCGCGAGACCTCCGAACGGCTCATCCCCGTCAAGGGGCAGCCGCCGAGCCTCATCAACGTCCCCTCGGGCTGCGCCTTCCATCCCCGCTGCCCGTACGCGGACATCCCCAAGGGCGATGTCACCCGTACCGTGCGCCCGGAGCTCCAGCCGGTCGGCAGTGGACACTTCTCCGCCTGCCACCTCTCGGCGGAGGACCGTACGCGGATCTGGACCGAAGAGATTGCGCCGAAGCTGTGA